One Borreliella burgdorferi B31 genomic window carries:
- a CDS encoding DUF735 family protein — translation MKIPNLFKNTEIHKFIRTETEYAQALLNELKSLNSNFMSINVIENIKSRYIAIWISQVLSIFYAKTQTLQSITSNINSVIFALRHIGTDESFRLIFKTFLNVDIEVTTPEAGVIDISLKGVIKTNFTTFISPSTKKGKRLKKIILREKKPGYAASKKALVFNSLPKGYDHSIYAFIKGIIPIGRVLKINNTDGNNIITFNN, via the coding sequence ATGAAAATACCCAATCTTTTCAAAAACACCGAAATTCATAAATTTATACGTACAGAAACAGAATATGCACAAGCATTGCTTAATGAACTTAAGTCCCTTAATTCCAACTTCATGTCCATTAATGTAATAGAAAATATAAAATCAAGATATATTGCAATATGGATATCTCAAGTTTTATCTATCTTTTATGCAAAAACTCAAACTTTACAAAGTATTACAAGCAATATTAATAGTGTTATTTTTGCTTTACGTCATATTGGCACTGACGAGTCATTTAGACTGATTTTCAAGACCTTTTTAAATGTGGACATTGAAGTTACTACTCCTGAAGCTGGGGTTATTGATATCTCTTTAAAAGGGGTAATAAAAACAAACTTTACTACATTTATTTCGCCTAGCACTAAGAAAGGAAAACGACTAAAAAAGATAATTCTTAGAGAAAAGAAGCCGGGATACGCTGCATCTAAAAAAGCTTTAGTATTTAACTCACTTCCTAAAGGCTATGATCATTCAATTTATGCTTTTATAAAGGGAATTATTCCTATTGGTAGAGTTCTCAAAATTAATAATACAGATGGTAACAATATTATAACTTTTAACAACTAA